The following proteins are co-located in the Candidatus Neomarinimicrobiota bacterium genome:
- a CDS encoding GNAT family N-acetyltransferase, which produces MTRARRIRQVVFVEEQQVSPDIEYDKYEDTSTHILAEINGEAVGTARWRKTEQGFKLERFAVLADARGRGVGEALVSFILARIDPQASIYLNSQVSAIGFYSRSGFQAEGEVFYEANIPHRKMVYQPK; this is translated from the coding sequence ATGACACGAGCTCGCAGAATTCGTCAAGTCGTTTTTGTTGAGGAGCAACAGGTCTCACCGGATATCGAGTATGATAAGTATGAGGATACTTCAACTCACATTCTGGCCGAGATCAATGGTGAGGCTGTGGGAACTGCCCGCTGGCGGAAAACTGAACAGGGATTCAAATTGGAGCGTTTCGCTGTGCTTGCCGATGCCAGAGGACGAGGAGTTGGTGAAGCCCTGGTATCATTTATTTTGGCTCGAATAGATCCCCAGGCTAGCATCTATTTAAACTCACAGGTCTCGGCCATCGGTTTTTATAGCAGATCAGGGTTTCAGGCAGAAGGTGAGGTTTTCTATGAAGCAAATATCCCCCATCGCAAAATGGTGTATCAACCCAAATAA